The DNA region AGTTCAGTAGGGTCGATGGTTTCATATGGTCACTTCTAGTTACATTTGAGTTGGATGCTTTGTTTTCGAGGGACGGCTAGGTTGATTACGATCAACCTAGCCGTATCTCAAAATCCATGTCCCAGAAGCGGAAACTCTGCGGCAAGTGCGTGGAAGGTTGTGTGTCCATGTGTGGTGGTGGCTTAGTTGGCCCCAGGAGGATCGACGGTGCCATCGCCGGGGATTGGCGGAGCTTCCGGATTGAGTTCGGCAGGAGGTTCCTGAGTGGTGGGGACGGTTTTTAGAAGCGCTAGTTCCGCCTGAACCCTGGCCCATTGCTCGGGTTTCTTCTTAGTTGAGATGGGAGCGGCGGGATCGGCGTAGTAGTCGGCTATGTTTGTTTTGAGGCCGGAGGGCACGGGCTTTGTGGGATCGCGCGTGATGGTCGCCAGCAGCTTAGCGTAGGTTTCGTCGGTGAGGCGATAGGCTCCCGGCTTTACCTTGGCTCCGGTGTCGAGGTCGCGGTTGGGGACGTAGGAAGTCACATAGTCGAAGTTCGCCAGGACGTGCCGCAGGACGGTGGCAGAGCGGTTGAAGCTTTTGACATAGAGTTCCTGTGTCTGGGCGTTTGGCCCACGGATGGCGGCGTCGGAGAGAGGCCCGATGGGGGGCAGAATGAAGAGGACGCCAGCAAGGAGATGAGTTCCGATCCCGGGCTTTTTGCGGTATTGATCCCACCCGTTTTCGAAGTCGGATTGAGAGAGGTCTTTATAGAGCTTGTCGAAGTCTGGGGTGTTGGCTTCGGGGGGAAAGCTGTGTTTATGCAGGATGACTTCGGCATAAGCGATGCGTGGGAGGAAACTGCGGACGGCGAATTGATAGCCGCGCAGGACAGGTCTTCTGTGGCCGATGATCTGGTAGAGGTCGATTCCGTAGGTTTGAAAGAGAGAACGGCGGAGCAGTGGAATGGGGACGGCGAGGCCGACGTGCTTGAGATATGCCGAGGGCGCGAAGTGGCGCTTGCTGAGTTCGTTGACATCGAAGGCGAATTCGGTGCGGACGTGGGCGTGCTCCCCTTGCTCGTAGGTGACGAAAGGGCCGTATTTCTTGCCCAGCTTGGGAAACTCGATGGGAACGGCTTGGTTTATGGCTTCAGAGTGGCCAATTGTGTCGCCGTAGTAGTGGGAGAGGGCTCCGATGGCAAAGGCGAGCTCGTCGGCGGTGTGGGCGTTGTGGATGAGACTGAGAACGAAGTCGCCGGGACGGACGTAGTGGGTGAGATCGCTGAGAAATGTGTTGCCGAAGGGATAGTAGCCGAGATCCTGGATTGCACAGCCGCCGTAGGCGTAGGCGTGGGCTTCCTTGATCTGCGCCTCGGTGAGGTTGGGGTAGCGCTTGAGCAGGAGCGGGCGAATGGATTGCTTCCACGTGAGATCCACAAGCTGCTCGTGGGTCTGGACAGAGTAGGAAAAGGCTGGACGGGAGAAGAGGAGCAGCAAGAGTACGACAAAGAGCGCTTTGGAGTGGGAGCGGGTGAGACAAACCGCTTTCGCCTGGGGCCTGTACATACAAAGAGGATAAACGGAACTGCGATTGAAAGGGAGTGAACTTATGGGGGATGGGAGATCTCTATGATAGGAGTGAGTGGGCATCGAGATGAATGATCGTGGGAAGAGCTGGCTCGGGATATTTTTTGTAGTGGCAGCATCGCTGGCGCTTTTTATATCGATGCACCGGAGTCGTGTGCGGGCGGGAGGTATGACACCTGTTGCGATGCGCCATCTCGCTCCAGATATGAAGTTGGAGCGGTTGGATGGGGGTAGCTGGCGGCTGCGGGAGCATCGCGGACAGGTGGTGCTCATCAATCTTTGGGCGAGCTGGTGTGGGCCATGCCGGGAGGAGACTCCGGGGCTGGTGAAGCTTTCTCTTGAGGATGGTCCGAAAGGTCTCGCGGTGGTCGGGTTATCGCTCGATGTTGGTGACAGGGAGAAGGTGCACGCGTTCGTGCGGCAGTTCCAGGTGCCCTATCCGATCGTATTTCCTGAACCGATGTCGCAGCTCGCGGATACGGTAGATGGTGTGCCAACGACCATTCTGGTGGATAGGAATGGTCGTGTGGCGAAGACCTATGTGGGTGCGGTGCAACGAGCGGTCTTTGCGTCAGATATTGACACTTTACTTGCGGAGAAAGAGTAACTCGTCGCCTTATGATTTGCGTCAGACCTGTGGAACCTTCATAACGTCAGGTGTTGTGGCTGGAATGGGAGTTGCAGGCAGGTGGAAGTCAGCCTGCGAGTCGGGATGGGCTGGATCGAATTTGCCTGCATCTTTGGTGATGAACTTTTTGAGGGGTAGGTTGTTCTGGCGGATTCCGTCGACGATGCAGCGAGCAAGCTCGTAAGCTCCGTAGCTGTTGAAGTGGGTGTCGTCGCTGATGGCCTTGGTCTGGTTAGGGTAGGCGTTGGCAGGGAAGTGCATGAAGGCCTTCTTGGCGCCTTCGGGGCCCATGGCTTCGAAGAGCGTCTTGCTCATGGTGTTGAGGTCGATGAGGGCAGCGTGCTGCTGGGCGGCGACTTCGCGCATGGCGTCGGGGTAGCCGGCGAGCGAGTTAGTGATGTGTCCGGCGTCGTCGAAGGTGCGGCGGTTCATGCTGGTGACGAGAACGGGGGTGGCGCCGGCGGCGCGGGCCTTGGCGATGTATTCGGTGAGCAGGGCTTTGTATTCGGGGATGGGGACGACGGCGTGGTCGGTGCCGCGCTGGAGCTTTTGGTCGTTGTGGGCAAACTGCATAAAGAGATAGTCGCCGGGCTTGATCTGGCTGAAGATCTTGGCGAAACGCTGCTCGCTGACGAAGCTTTTGATGGTCTCGCCGGACTCG from Edaphobacter paludis includes:
- a CDS encoding zinc dependent phospholipase C family protein, which codes for MDLTWKQSIRPLLLKRYPNLTEAQIKEAHAYAYGGCAIQDLGYYPFGNTFLSDLTHYVRPGDFVLSLIHNAHTADELAFAIGALSHYYGDTIGHSEAINQAVPIEFPKLGKKYGPFVTYEQGEHAHVRTEFAFDVNELSKRHFAPSAYLKHVGLAVPIPLLRRSLFQTYGIDLYQIIGHRRPVLRGYQFAVRSFLPRIAYAEVILHKHSFPPEANTPDFDKLYKDLSQSDFENGWDQYRKKPGIGTHLLAGVLFILPPIGPLSDAAIRGPNAQTQELYVKSFNRSATVLRHVLANFDYVTSYVPNRDLDTGAKVKPGAYRLTDETYAKLLATITRDPTKPVPSGLKTNIADYYADPAAPISTKKKPEQWARVQAELALLKTVPTTQEPPAELNPEAPPIPGDGTVDPPGAN
- a CDS encoding TlpA disulfide reductase family protein, which translates into the protein MTPVAMRHLAPDMKLERLDGGSWRLREHRGQVVLINLWASWCGPCREETPGLVKLSLEDGPKGLAVVGLSLDVGDREKVHAFVRQFQVPYPIVFPEPMSQLADTVDGVPTTILVDRNGRVAKTYVGAVQRAVFASDIDTLLAEKE
- a CDS encoding rhamnogalacturonan acetylesterase — translated: MNRLTLAASTLALATNLLPSASAQKFICGASKPGYTTLSPTSAFTEATPGFDLDTIPAISSKSCSSDKPFFFSASLPEGSYRVTTVLGSDKASTTTVWAEARRLMLERIPIHANASAKHTFDVNIRYPEFTDASGVTQHVHLKPRERNGNMDWDHKLTLEFNGDNPSVRSIVIQPIKEPTIYIAGDSTVVDQDVEPWTAWGQILPRFLRPGVVVANHAESGETIKSFVSEQRFAKIFSQIKPGDYLFMQFAHNDQKLQRGTDHAVVPIPEYKALLTEYIAKARAAGATPVLVTSMNRRTFDDAGHITNSLAGYPDAMREVAAQQHAALIDLNTMSKTLFEAMGPEGAKKAFMHFPANAYPNQTKAISDDTHFNSYGAYELARCIVDGIRQNNLPLKKFITKDAGKFDPAHPDSQADFHLPATPIPATTPDVMKVPQV